A part of Populus alba chromosome 8, ASM523922v2, whole genome shotgun sequence genomic DNA contains:
- the LOC118060280 gene encoding uncharacterized protein yields MEDHSSPLNWSCFYQDEGIEELRHYLLYTTELETAIVSAKEEITRRELEIFHLKDLISRAIEERNEAQIQCQELVSDKLALQQQLLQKQQENQLQQEMQHLKQESASLTRTYSSEDESKASDSNNHSSSPDSSKVTVPSQFTDPIPQETLQSSLPEVILKLAADRPLPEKGKLLQAVKEAGPLLQTLLLAGPLPQWQHPPPQLDSIEIPPVTISSPTARLIPQDSFNSFSSCLSKKRDLELCEGPNSSSPANKYQKVVPH; encoded by the exons ATGGAAGATCACTCTAGCCCTCTGAACTGGTCATGCTTCTACCAAGATGAG GGGATCGAAGAGTTGAGGCATTATCTCTTGTACACTACAGAACTAGAAACAGCAATTGTATCAGCGAAGGAGGAGATCACGAGAAGAGAACTTGAGATATTCCATCTCAAAGATCTTATAAGCAGGGCAATTGAGGAGAGGAATGAGGCGCAGATACAATGCCAGGAACTGGTTTCTGACAAACTAGCCCTCCAACAACAACTGCTACAAAAACAGCAGGAAAATCAGCTGCAGCAAGAAATGCAGCACTTGAAGCAAGAATCTGCTTCACTCACAAGAACTTACAGCAGTGAAGATGAATCCAAGGCTAGCGACTCCAACAATCACAGCAGCTCTCCGGATTCAAGCAAAGTCACTGTTCCCTCGCAGTTTACTGATCCAATTCCCCAGGAAACACTGCAGTCATCTCTCCCAGAAGTGATCCTCAAGTTAGCAGCTGACAGGCCACTGCCAGAGAAAGGGAAACTCTTGCAGGCAGTGAAGGAAGCCGGTCCCCTTCTGCAGACCCTTCTCCTGGCTGGACCACTCCCTCAATGGCAGCACCCGCCTCCCCAATTAGACTCCATTGAGATCCCACCAGTAACCATTTCTTCACCAACAGCTCGGCTAATACCCCAAGACTCTTTCAACAGTTTCAGTTCTTGTTTGAGCAAGAAGAGGGATCTTGAGCTCTGTGAAGGTCCCaattcttcttcccctgccaaCAAGTACCAGAAAGTTGTCCCCCATTGA